Proteins encoded by one window of Mustela erminea isolate mMusErm1 chromosome 7, mMusErm1.Pri, whole genome shotgun sequence:
- the LOC116595148 gene encoding signal-regulatory protein beta-1-like yields MWAPASGPCPPHLLLALLLGLTGAAGEAELQVIQPEKLVSIIAGHTATLHCTMTSLLPLGKVEWFRGTGPGRKLIFSFKGGHFPRVTNISDTTRRNNTDFSIRISNITPADTGTYYCVKFQKGYPDVEIKSGPGTQVTVSTKPSLPAVSGPVVRALPGQTVNFTCKSRGFSPRNITLRWFRNRNELAASQTSVDQEGDRTSYSISSTTRLVLAPGDVRSQVICEVTHVTLQGGPPLRGTANLSEVLRVPPTLMVSQQCIAEDQVKVTCQAKKFYPQHLQLTWLENGNMARTETASSIIENKDGTFNWMSWLLVNFSAHAEEMVLTCKVKHDGQRVVSKSHILETSAHRKDQCTDGNSDPELSTLLLVALTLGPKLLLLITVSAIYAHRK; encoded by the exons ATGTGGGCACCTGCCTCCGGACCCTGCCCTCCTCACCTGCTGCTGGCTTTGCTCTTGGGACTCACAG GTGCGGCCGGTGAGGCAGAGCTGCAGGTGATCCAACCTGAGAAGTTAGTGTCTATCATAGCCGGACATACAGCCACTTTGCACTGCACCATGACTTCCCTGCTCCCCTTGGGGAAGGTTGAGTGGTTCAGGGGGACAGGGCCAGGCCGGAAGTTAATCTTCAGTTTCAAAGGAGGCCACTTCCCCCGAGTGACAAATATTTCAGACACCACAAGGAGAAACAACACGGACTTTTCCATTCGCATCAGTAACATCACCCCAGCAGACACCGGAACCTACTACTGTGTGAAGTTCCAGAAAGGGTACCCTGATGTAGAGATTAAGTCTGGACCAGGCACTCAGGTCACCGTGAGCA CCAAACCCTCTCTCCCCGCGGTGTCGGGCCCGGTGGTCAGGGCCTTGCCGGGGCAGACAGTGAACTTCACCTGCAAGTCCCGCGGCTTCTCCCCCAGAAACATCACCCTGAGATGGTTCAGAAACAGGAATGAGCTGGCAGCCTCCCAGACCAGCGTGGACCAAGAAGGAGACAGAACGTCCTACAGTATCTCCAGCACAACCAGGCTGGTGCTGGCCCCGGGGGACGTTCGCTCCCAGGTCATCTGCGAGGTGACCCACGTGACCCTGCAGGGGGGCCCTCCTCTTCGTGGGACTGCCAACCTGTCTGAGGTCCTCCGAG TTCCACCCACCTTGATGGTTTCCCAGCAATGCATTGCAGAGGACCAGGTGAAGGTCACCTGCCAAGCGAAGAAGTTCTACCCTCAGCACCTACAACTGACCTGGCTGGAGAATGGAAACATGGCCCGAACAGAAACAGCCTCAAGCATCATAGAGAACAAGGATGGGACCTTTAACTGGATGAGCTGGCTCCTGGTCAATTTCTCTGCCCACGCAGAGGAGATGGTGCTCACATGCAAGGTGAAGCATGATGGCCAGCGGGTAGTCAGCAAAAGCCATATACTGGAGACCTCTGCCCACCGAAAAGACCAGTGCACAGATGGAAACTCTG ACCCAGAGCTGTCTACTCTACTGCTGGTGGCTCTCACCCTGGGCCCAAAGCTGCTGCTGCTCATCACTGTCTCTGCCATCTATGCCCACAGGAAGTGA